The following is a genomic window from Deltaproteobacteria bacterium.
AAGCGGTGCGCGACAGTTTGCTCGAATCGACGCCGCAGCTGAAGAACGTCGACTTGAAAAAATTTATCGACGACCGTTTCGTCCGGGCCAAATAATTAAGTTTCGGCGCACAATGAAGAAATACTATCTCACCACGAAGATCACGGAGGACACGAAGGGTTCGGACAATTTAAACTCCGAACTTCGTGCTCTTCGTGTCCTTCGTGGTGAATATTTTCTTTCACAGCAAACTCAAATGACCGAATAAGGAAAGGTCAAACCATGCGCAGCGAAACCGAAAGAAAAATGAAACGCTGGCGCGAGCAGCGCTGGATCTTGGATCAAGTGATTCAAACTCGCGGCATCGACTGGGATCAAGGCCGAACGGGAAAGATTATCCGCAACTGTGGCCCCGGCGTCGAAAAAAACTTAACCGATCTTTGCAGCAGGATAAAAAAGTTCGTCGACATCCCGCGGGAATTTTCCCTCGCCGCCGCGCGCCGCGAAGAACAAGGGCGCGACGCGGAAGCCGCATGCAAATTGACCGAAGCGCGGGATCATTATTATATTGCGTCATGCTTCTACACCAACGCCATGTGGGCGATCTACGAAGACGGCAACACGCTGCGAATTCAATGGCAGGAGCGCAAACGCGCTTGCTACGACAAATTTATTCAATATGCCGGCCGGCCGATTGAGCGCGTCGAACTGCCCTACGAAGGAAAAAAAATCCAAGCGCTTTTGCATTTACCGCCCAACCGCAAACCTGACGAGAAAGTTCCCTGCGTCATGTACATCCCCGGCATGGACGGCGTCAAAGAAGATCATCCCGCCGCCGGCGATCCGTTCATCGAGCGCGGCTTCGCCTTGCTGTCGGTTGATTGTCCGGGCCAAGGTGAGACCCGTGAAGGTGGCGTCACCTGCACCGCGTCCAACGTCGAGGCTGCCGGCAAACTTGCCGCTGATTATTTAGTGAAGCGATCAGAGATCGACGCGGACCGTCTCGGCGTCATGGCATCGAGCATGGGATCGTACTGGGCGCCGCGCGTGGTCGCCGCGGAAAAACGTTTCAAAGCCTGCGCCGTCAGCGGCGTCTGCATGGAACCGGGGCAGTTCGCGATTTTTAATATGTCGTCGCCGACGTTTAAGTTGAACTACATGTACATGGCCGGTTACGACGACGAAGCGGCCTTCGACGAATTCTGCAAAACCCTCTCCCTCGAAGGAGTGACGGCGAAAATTACCTGTCCTTATATGATCGTCGCCGGCGAAGACGACGAGCACTGCGAGATGAAGTTCGTTTACAAGTTGATGGGCGAGGCGCCCGCGCCGAAATTGCTCTACGTCTTCGAGGGCGAACGCCACTCGATCCGAAATCCCAAAGCGCGCCCGCTGGTCATCAACTGGTTGATCGACACGCTGCTCGGCAAACCGTTCAAGCCGGAAATCATCCGCATCGAAACCAGCGGCAAGGAAGTCCATCGGGATTGGTGAATTTCGTGATCGCGTTCGTGAATCGTGATCGTCCAGAATCCGGCCACGAGCATGAGCAACGAGCATGAGCAACGAGCAAGACATGCGAATAGCCTACGGAGAATTGATCGGCGGCGTCAGCGGCGACATGTTTGTCGCGGCGCTGCTCGATCTCGGCTTGCCCCTTGCCAAGCTCAGGGCAGAGCTGAAAAAAATCCCGACCCTAAAGTTCGAGCTCAAAGCTTCCAAGAAACTCGTTCACTCCATACGCGCAACCCAGTTCCAGGTCATCTGTCCGAAACATGAAGCGCCCCGTTCTTGGCAACAGATTCGCGCATTGATCCTGCGCAGCAAGCTGAACAGCGAAGTCAAAGACATCGGCCTCGCGATCTTTACCAAACTCGCCCAAGCCGAAGCGAAGATCCACGGCGTCGCCGTCGATAAAGTTCACTTCCACGAAGTCGGCGCCACCGATTCCATCGTCGACATCATGGCCGTGGCGATTGGCATCAAGGAATTAACCATCGATGCTCTCCACTTCTCGCCCATTCCGCTGGGCCACGGCGTCACGCGCTCACAGCATGGCCCATTGCCCGTTCCCGGCCCGGCGACTCTGGAATTGCTCAAAGGACTGCCTACATTTGGCGTCGACATCGAAGGCGAAACCGTCACGCCGACAGGCGCGGCGATCATCTGCGCGCTGGGCGAAAAATTTGGCTCACAGCCGAGCATGACGATTGAGAAGATCGGCTACGGCACCGGCCAGAAAGAATTTTCCAACCGGCCCAATCTGTTTCGCCTCAGCGTCGGCGCAAGCAATGCGAGGTTGCAACACGAAGAGATGTTGGTCATGGAAACCAACATCGACGACATGAACCCGCAGTATTACGATCACATTATGGATCGCCTGTTCGCCGCCGGCGCCCGCGATGTTTTCCTCGCGCCGGTGCAAATGAAAAAAAACCGCCCGGCAACACTGCTCTCGGTGATTTGTGAACCGGCGAAGCGCGACGAACTCGCGGCAATCATCCTACAAGAAACCACCAGCATCGGCGTGCGCTATTATTCAGTTAACCGGCTGATCCTCAAACGCGAAGCGAAGAAAATCGCCACCCGTTTTGGCGCGGTCATGGTGAAAATCGTCACGCAACCGGACGGTATCCAGCGCGCCACACCGGAATACGACGACTTGAAGCGCATCGCCGCGGCGAAACATCTCCCGCTCAAAACCATTCACGACGAAGTGATGCGGCAGT
Proteins encoded in this region:
- a CDS encoding alpha/beta hydrolase, encoding MRSETERKMKRWREQRWILDQVIQTRGIDWDQGRTGKIIRNCGPGVEKNLTDLCSRIKKFVDIPREFSLAAARREEQGRDAEAACKLTEARDHYYIASCFYTNAMWAIYEDGNTLRIQWQERKRACYDKFIQYAGRPIERVELPYEGKKIQALLHLPPNRKPDEKVPCVMYIPGMDGVKEDHPAAGDPFIERGFALLSVDCPGQGETREGGVTCTASNVEAAGKLAADYLVKRSEIDADRLGVMASSMGSYWAPRVVAAEKRFKACAVSGVCMEPGQFAIFNMSSPTFKLNYMYMAGYDDEAAFDEFCKTLSLEGVTAKITCPYMIVAGEDDEHCEMKFVYKLMGEAPAPKLLYVFEGERHSIRNPKARPLVINWLIDTLLGKPFKPEIIRIETSGKEVHRDW
- the larC gene encoding nickel pincer cofactor biosynthesis protein LarC; translated protein: MSNEQDMRIAYGELIGGVSGDMFVAALLDLGLPLAKLRAELKKIPTLKFELKASKKLVHSIRATQFQVICPKHEAPRSWQQIRALILRSKLNSEVKDIGLAIFTKLAQAEAKIHGVAVDKVHFHEVGATDSIVDIMAVAIGIKELTIDALHFSPIPLGHGVTRSQHGPLPVPGPATLELLKGLPTFGVDIEGETVTPTGAAIICALGEKFGSQPSMTIEKIGYGTGQKEFSNRPNLFRLSVGASNARLQHEEMLVMETNIDDMNPQYYDHIMDRLFAAGARDVFLAPVQMKKNRPATLLSVICEPAKRDELAAIILQETTSIGVRYYSVNRLILKREAKKIATRFGAVMVKIVTQPDGIQRATPEYDDLKRIAAAKHLPLKTIHDEVMRQFKK